The Mesobacillus jeotgali genome window below encodes:
- a CDS encoding SulP family inorganic anion transporter, with amino-acid sequence MNTNTIKEQWFGNVKGDILAGIVVALALIPEAIAFSIIAGVDPMVGLYASFAIAVTIAIVGGRPGMISAATGAMALLMVTLVADHGLQYLMAATILTGLLQILFGVFKLARFMKFIPRSVMIGFVNALAILIFMAQLEQFVDATWVMYAMVAGALAIIYLFPRITKAVPSPLVAIIVITVIALMTKSDVRTVGDMGTLTSTLPSFLIPDVPFNLETLKIIFPYSIALAIVGLLESLLTASIVDDMTDTSSDKNKESRGQGIANIVAGLFGGMAGCAMIGQSVINVKSGGRGRLSAFVAGTFLMFLIIVLGNIVVQIPMAALVGVMIMVSIGTFDWSSIKGIAKTPVTDSIVMVVTTVTTVFTHDLSKGVFAGIILSAIFFVAKISKVKVTSTFDVAADRRTYFVTGQVFFASVTDLIESFDLKEVAKEVVIDLTHAHVWDDSAVAAIDKIVIKLRESGTLVRLHGLNEPSSHLIDKLAVHKQEGAKLSGH; translated from the coding sequence GCAATGTGAAAGGAGATATCCTTGCGGGGATCGTCGTTGCGCTTGCTTTGATTCCTGAAGCGATCGCCTTTTCGATTATTGCTGGTGTTGACCCGATGGTAGGACTTTACGCCTCATTCGCTATTGCTGTGACAATCGCGATTGTCGGCGGCCGTCCTGGTATGATTTCAGCTGCGACCGGTGCGATGGCGCTGTTGATGGTGACACTTGTTGCTGACCATGGTTTACAATATTTAATGGCTGCTACGATTTTGACAGGTCTCCTGCAGATTCTGTTTGGTGTGTTTAAATTGGCAAGGTTCATGAAGTTCATTCCGCGTTCCGTCATGATTGGCTTCGTTAACGCACTTGCGATTTTGATTTTCATGGCGCAGCTTGAGCAATTTGTAGACGCCACATGGGTGATGTATGCGATGGTAGCCGGTGCGCTGGCGATCATTTATCTTTTTCCGCGCATTACAAAGGCAGTTCCATCACCACTTGTCGCAATCATCGTGATTACTGTAATTGCCTTGATGACCAAGAGTGATGTGAGGACTGTGGGCGATATGGGTACACTTACTTCTACTCTTCCATCATTCCTGATTCCTGATGTACCATTCAACCTGGAAACGTTAAAAATCATCTTCCCATATTCAATCGCTCTGGCGATTGTCGGCTTGCTTGAATCGTTGCTGACAGCATCGATCGTTGATGATATGACGGATACTTCTAGTGATAAAAATAAAGAAAGCCGCGGCCAGGGGATCGCGAACATTGTTGCCGGATTATTCGGCGGCATGGCAGGCTGCGCAATGATCGGCCAATCCGTAATAAATGTTAAATCTGGCGGCCGAGGCAGATTGTCTGCCTTCGTTGCTGGTACTTTCTTGATGTTCCTGATTATTGTTTTAGGAAACATTGTTGTTCAAATTCCGATGGCTGCCCTTGTTGGCGTCATGATCATGGTATCAATCGGAACATTCGACTGGTCATCCATCAAAGGCATAGCAAAGACGCCTGTTACCGATTCAATCGTCATGGTCGTCACAACGGTTACGACTGTGTTCACTCATGACCTTTCAAAAGGTGTATTTGCCGGAATCATCTTGAGCGCGATCTTCTTCGTAGCGAAGATCTCTAAGGTGAAAGTTACATCAACATTTGATGTGGCTGCAGACCGCCGCACGTATTTTGTAACAGGACAAGTATTCTTTGCATCTGTTACGGATTTAATTGAATCATTCGATTTGAAAGAAGTTGCAAAGGAAGTCGTGATCGACTTGACTCATGCCCATGTTTGGGACGATTCAGCGGTTGCGGCCATCGATAAAATCGTCATCAAACTAAGGGAAAGTGGAACCTTAGTCCGCCTGCATGGACTGAATGAACCGAGCTCCCACTTGATTGACAAACTAGCCGTTCACAAACAGGAAGGCGCCAAGCTTTCCGGACATTAA
- a CDS encoding universal stress protein produces the protein MFKRILLASDGSDHSVRAAKKAVELAKLSGDSEITVVYVVDGQTSKEDVLHNPDRTVVEEKRKIRLQPVTNMLEEEQLNFRYEKLLGEPGPAIVDYANKNSFDVVVVGSRGLNGLQEMVLGSVSHKVAKRVKAPVLIVK, from the coding sequence ATGTTTAAAAGAATCTTGCTGGCATCAGATGGTTCTGACCATTCAGTGCGCGCGGCAAAAAAAGCAGTGGAATTAGCAAAGCTTAGCGGCGATAGTGAAATCACTGTTGTGTATGTTGTCGATGGGCAGACTTCCAAGGAAGATGTCCTGCACAATCCTGACCGAACTGTCGTTGAAGAAAAAAGAAAAATCAGGCTCCAGCCGGTAACAAACATGCTTGAAGAGGAACAATTGAATTTCAGGTATGAAAAATTGCTCGGTGAACCAGGACCGGCCATTGTCGACTATGCCAACAAGAATTCATTCGATGTCGTCGTCGTCGGCAGCCGCGGTTTGAACGGCCTGCAGGAAATGGTCCTTGGCAGCGTCAGCCACAAAGTCGCAAAACGAGTAAAAGCACCAGTATTGATCGTAAAATAA
- a CDS encoding D-alanine--D-alanine ligase, translated as MKTRIGLLYGGKSAEHKVSMQTALAVTKALDFEKFEIYPIYITEEGEWVKGPQLGAPAENVKALEFNDHSNLPTPSFTPALFQAGGEESNQTLDVIFPLLHGPNGEDGTVQGLLELLNLPYVGNGVLASAAGMDKIVMKNVFAQAGLPQVDYVAALRSEWEKDSEKVYGLVEERLGYPCFVKPANLGSSVGISKASNKQELEEAFKEAFQFDRKIIIEQGVVAREIEIGVLGNDEPECSVVGEIVPKKDFYDYKAKYEDGDTAMIIPAEITEQQYADLKEMAITAFKALDCSGLVRADFFLTKDGQLLINEVNTMPGFTPFSMFPLLWKHTGVEYPQLIEKLVNLGMERHAEKQKIKYTF; from the coding sequence ATGAAGACAAGAATCGGGCTGCTGTACGGCGGCAAATCGGCTGAACATAAAGTATCGATGCAGACAGCATTGGCTGTGACGAAAGCATTGGATTTTGAAAAATTCGAGATTTATCCTATATACATAACGGAGGAAGGAGAATGGGTCAAGGGTCCTCAGCTCGGCGCTCCTGCAGAGAATGTCAAGGCGCTTGAGTTTAACGATCACTCAAATCTGCCGACTCCTTCATTCACACCAGCATTGTTCCAGGCAGGCGGTGAAGAATCCAACCAGACTCTTGATGTCATTTTCCCATTGTTGCATGGACCGAACGGTGAAGATGGTACGGTTCAAGGCTTGCTGGAATTATTGAACCTGCCATATGTTGGCAATGGCGTCCTTGCCTCAGCAGCAGGCATGGATAAAATCGTCATGAAAAATGTATTTGCACAGGCGGGACTTCCTCAGGTGGACTATGTGGCCGCTCTGCGAAGCGAATGGGAAAAAGACAGCGAAAAGGTATACGGCCTTGTTGAAGAAAGACTTGGCTATCCTTGCTTTGTAAAGCCTGCAAACCTTGGATCCAGCGTGGGAATCAGCAAGGCATCCAATAAACAGGAGCTTGAGGAAGCCTTCAAAGAGGCGTTCCAATTCGACCGTAAAATCATTATTGAACAGGGTGTCGTCGCCCGTGAAATCGAAATTGGTGTGCTTGGGAACGATGAACCAGAGTGCTCAGTCGTTGGTGAAATCGTCCCCAAAAAAGATTTCTATGATTACAAAGCAAAATATGAAGATGGCGATACAGCGATGATCATCCCTGCTGAAATCACAGAACAGCAATATGCTGATCTAAAAGAAATGGCCATTACTGCGTTCAAAGCACTAGACTGCTCAGGTCTCGTCCGGGCTGACTTTTTCCTTACCAAGGATGGCCAGCTGCTGATTAACGAGGTTAACACAATGCCTGGCTTCACACCATTCAGCATGTTCCCGCTCTTGTGGAAGCATACAGGTGTCGAATATCCGCAGCTGATTGAAAAGCTAGTGAACCTTGGAATGGAACGCCACGCTGAAAAGCAGAAGATAAAATATACATTTTAA
- the murF gene encoding UDP-N-acetylmuramoyl-tripeptide--D-alanyl-D-alanine ligase, with product MIQKPLSEIAQMAGALNDVSEFADVEVKGVSIDTRKIEAGNLFVPFKGARTDGHKFVADVIKNGGASAALWQKDVPNPPEGLPIIIVEDTTIALQELSRSYRNSLDIKVVGITGSNGKTTTKDMTANLLAQKYKVQKTEGNFNNHLGLPLTLLRLREDTEVAVLEMGMSSKGEIEFLTKLGRPDAVIITNIGESHLLDLGSREAIADAKLEIIDGLQENGLIIFHGDEPLLQERLKDYKGNGELKTFGASPDNYLYPLSIEPMENGNKFKTNLVDETFYLPVLGNHNILNALAAMLAAEFLGVPFEKMNDGFAGLKLTNMRMELSEGAHGEKIINDAYNASPTSMNAAIDLVANLSGYSRKILVLGDMLELGPLEEEYHYKVGTSLEPGKIDYVFTFGKLSESIAKGAKEVLGDDRAFAFQDKQQLSNELKKYVTDETIVLVKASRGMALEEVVHALQK from the coding sequence ATGATCCAAAAACCACTATCAGAAATCGCCCAAATGGCAGGAGCGCTTAATGATGTAAGTGAATTTGCTGATGTAGAGGTGAAGGGTGTTTCGATCGACACTCGTAAAATCGAGGCAGGAAACCTGTTTGTTCCGTTTAAAGGAGCTAGGACAGATGGACATAAATTTGTGGCTGACGTCATCAAAAATGGTGGAGCTTCAGCGGCGCTCTGGCAAAAGGATGTGCCGAATCCTCCAGAAGGCCTGCCAATCATCATCGTTGAAGACACGACGATTGCCTTGCAGGAGTTATCAAGAAGCTACCGTAATTCACTCGACATCAAGGTTGTCGGGATTACCGGCAGCAATGGGAAAACGACGACCAAGGACATGACAGCGAATCTGCTTGCCCAGAAATACAAGGTCCAAAAAACAGAAGGAAACTTCAATAACCACCTTGGCCTGCCGTTGACTCTTCTTCGTTTGCGTGAAGATACAGAGGTTGCTGTGCTTGAAATGGGCATGAGCAGCAAGGGCGAAATTGAGTTTTTAACAAAATTGGGCCGACCTGATGCGGTGATCATCACGAATATCGGAGAATCTCACTTGCTTGACCTTGGTTCAAGAGAAGCGATTGCGGATGCAAAACTGGAGATCATCGATGGCCTCCAGGAGAACGGGCTGATCATTTTCCATGGAGACGAGCCGCTTCTTCAGGAAAGGCTGAAGGATTACAAAGGGAATGGGGAACTGAAAACGTTTGGTGCGAGCCCTGATAACTACCTTTATCCGCTCAGCATCGAGCCGATGGAAAATGGCAATAAGTTCAAGACAAACCTTGTTGATGAAACTTTTTATCTGCCGGTACTCGGAAACCATAATATCCTGAATGCGCTGGCAGCTATGCTTGCGGCAGAATTCCTGGGCGTTCCTTTTGAAAAAATGAATGATGGTTTTGCAGGCTTGAAGCTGACAAATATGAGGATGGAACTTTCCGAAGGCGCTCATGGCGAAAAAATCATCAATGATGCCTACAATGCAAGCCCGACATCCATGAATGCAGCAATAGACCTTGTTGCCAATTTGTCAGGATATAGCCGTAAAATCCTTGTGCTTGGTGACATGCTCGAGCTTGGGCCTCTTGAGGAGGAATATCATTACAAGGTTGGGACATCGCTTGAACCAGGAAAAATCGATTACGTTTTCACCTTTGGCAAACTGAGCGAATCCATTGCCAAAGGCGCAAAAGAAGTACTTGGCGATGACAGGGCATTTGCTTTCCAGGATAAGCAGCAGTTAAGCAATGAACTGAAGAAGTACGTAACAGACGAAACCATTGTCCTCGTAAAAGCATCACGCGGCATGGCGCTCGAAGAAGTCGTCCATGCATTGCAGAAGTAA
- a CDS encoding alpha/beta fold hydrolase — MIGCLLIHGFTGSPFEVEPLAQSLKERTDWKIVVPTLPGHGNELNLKGIKHNEWIDHAENELKALLKECDTVYVVGFSMGGLIASYLASNYPVDKLVLLSAAAYYVNPKQLAFDIKEMMKDTLKGNLKENELFRRYTRKIKETPMTATLQFRRLVTKIKPILNDVKVPTLIAQGESDGIVPPKSAHYLYENIGADDKRLIFYKNSKHLICHCDEKEHLFDEVYDFLTSDAKAGINS, encoded by the coding sequence ATGATAGGTTGTCTGTTAATCCATGGTTTTACGGGGTCTCCGTTTGAAGTGGAGCCACTTGCCCAGTCGCTGAAAGAGAGAACCGATTGGAAAATAGTTGTTCCTACCCTGCCTGGCCATGGCAATGAGCTCAATTTAAAGGGAATCAAGCATAATGAGTGGATTGACCATGCCGAAAACGAGCTGAAGGCGTTATTGAAAGAATGTGACACCGTCTATGTTGTCGGTTTTTCAATGGGTGGCCTGATTGCCAGCTATCTCGCCTCGAATTATCCGGTTGATAAACTCGTCCTGCTCAGTGCGGCTGCTTATTATGTGAACCCTAAACAGCTTGCGTTCGATATCAAGGAAATGATGAAAGACACGTTAAAAGGGAATCTTAAAGAAAACGAGTTATTCAGGCGTTATACACGAAAAATCAAAGAAACACCCATGACCGCTACCTTGCAGTTTCGCAGGCTTGTAACTAAAATCAAGCCTATTCTCAACGATGTTAAGGTGCCAACCCTGATCGCACAAGGCGAGAGTGACGGCATTGTTCCCCCGAAAAGCGCCCATTACTTATATGAAAATATTGGCGCTGATGATAAAAGGCTGATTTTTTATAAGAACTCCAAACATCTGATCTGTCATTGTGATGAAAAAGAACACCTATTTGACGAGGTATACGATTTTTTGACCTCCGATGCAAAAGCAGGAATCAATAGTTAA
- a CDS encoding DEAD/DEAH box helicase, with translation MTMFQDMGISPATLKAVKNMGFEEATPIQAETIPISLQNKDVIGQAQTGTGKTAAFGIPLVEKIKKENHNIQGIIIAPTRELAIQVSEELYKIGAGKRVGVLAIYGGQDINRQIRALKKGPHIIVGTPGRLLDHINRKTIRLDNVETVILDEADEMLNMGFIEDIESILAKIPSERQTLLFSATMPGPIRKIAERFMKDPEVVRVKAKEMTVPLIEQFYVEVQEKNKFDVLTRLLDIQSPELAIIFGRTKRRVDELAEALNLRGYTAEGIHGDLTQAKRMSVLRKFKEGSIDVLVATDVAARGLDISGVTHVYNFDIPQDPESYVHRIGRTGRAGKEGMAITFVTHRETSYLHVVEKTTKRRMEKMTAPTLDQALEGQQRAVVDKITQTIESNNLQYYRQAADELLKNHDAQTVVASVLKMLTKEPDTTPVKLTEEKPLPNRRDKKPQGDRRRYDNRGGDGRNKKPYKPRSGTKRTGGGGSREGSSYKSRPSR, from the coding sequence TTGACAATGTTTCAAGACATGGGCATTAGCCCCGCAACATTAAAAGCTGTAAAGAATATGGGTTTTGAGGAAGCAACTCCAATTCAGGCAGAGACGATTCCAATCAGCCTTCAGAATAAAGACGTGATTGGCCAGGCGCAGACAGGTACTGGTAAGACTGCTGCTTTCGGTATTCCTCTAGTGGAAAAAATCAAGAAAGAAAACCATAATATCCAGGGAATCATCATCGCGCCAACTCGTGAATTGGCCATCCAGGTTTCCGAGGAATTATATAAAATCGGTGCTGGCAAGAGAGTGGGCGTTCTTGCAATCTACGGCGGCCAGGATATCAACCGCCAGATCCGCGCATTGAAAAAAGGGCCTCACATCATCGTGGGTACGCCAGGACGACTTCTTGACCACATCAACAGAAAGACAATCCGTCTTGATAATGTGGAAACTGTGATCCTTGACGAAGCAGATGAAATGCTGAACATGGGCTTCATCGAAGATATCGAATCTATCCTTGCGAAAATCCCTAGCGAACGCCAGACATTATTGTTCTCGGCAACTATGCCAGGACCAATCCGCAAGATCGCTGAGCGCTTCATGAAGGACCCAGAGGTTGTTCGTGTCAAAGCGAAGGAAATGACAGTTCCATTGATTGAGCAATTCTATGTAGAAGTTCAGGAGAAGAACAAGTTCGATGTTCTTACACGACTTCTTGATATCCAATCTCCAGAATTAGCAATCATCTTCGGACGCACGAAGCGCCGTGTTGATGAGCTTGCTGAAGCGTTGAACCTGCGCGGCTATACTGCTGAAGGAATCCACGGTGACCTTACGCAGGCGAAGCGTATGTCTGTTTTAAGAAAGTTCAAGGAAGGTTCAATCGATGTGCTTGTTGCGACAGACGTGGCAGCTCGTGGACTTGATATTTCTGGAGTAACACATGTATACAACTTCGATATCCCTCAGGATCCTGAAAGCTATGTACACCGTATCGGACGTACTGGCCGTGCAGGTAAAGAGGGTATGGCGATCACATTCGTTACACACAGAGAGACTTCTTACCTTCATGTAGTCGAAAAGACAACTAAACGCCGCATGGAAAAAATGACTGCTCCAACCTTGGACCAAGCGCTTGAAGGCCAGCAAAGAGCAGTTGTTGACAAGATTACACAAACAATCGAGTCAAACAACCTTCAATACTACCGCCAGGCTGCAGATGAGCTATTGAAAAATCATGATGCTCAAACAGTCGTTGCTTCCGTATTGAAAATGCTGACTAAAGAGCCTGATACAACTCCTGTTAAGCTTACTGAGGAAAAACCTCTTCCAAACAGAAGAGACAAAAAGCCTCAAGGAGACCGCAGAAGATACGATAACAGAGGCGGCGATGGACGCAATAAAAAGCCTTATAAGCCACGCTCTGGAACAAAACGCACAGGTGGCGGCGGCAGCAGAGAAGGCAGCAGTTACAAATCAAGACCTTCACGTTAA